Proteins encoded by one window of Cloeon dipterum chromosome 4, ieCloDipt1.1, whole genome shotgun sequence:
- the Klc gene encoding kinesin light chain isoform X1, translating to MVSSVCAMDGKPGSKKIESIGRMTQMTQDEIITNTKTVMQGLEALKNEHNSILHGIDGTTGSQPSSLQSEQNAVEEKSTLVQKSLEMIELGLGEAQVMMALASHLQMVEAEKQKLRTQVRRLCQENAWLRDELANTQQKLQASEQAVAQLEEDKRHLEFMASIKKYDQDIQYKADYEANPTETNDESTTDKMDKPKQDDPVVDLFPDEENDDRTNMSPTPQSHFAQQVNAGYEIPARLRTLHNLVIQYASQGRYEVAVPLCKQALEDLEKTSGHDHPDVATMLNILALVYRDQNKYKEAANLLNDALAIREKTLGENHPAVAATLNNLAVLYGKRGKYKEAEPLCKRALEIREKVLGKDHPDVAKQLNNLALLCQNQGKYEEVERYYQRALEIYECKLGPDDPNVAKTKNNLASCYLKQGKYKEAEILYKQVLTRAHEREFGAIDGDNKPIWQVAEEREENKHRNKENVPYGEYGGWHKAAKVDSPTVTTTLKNLGALYRRQGKYEAAETLEDCALRSRKEALDIVKQAKVAQILGGETVAEKRRSSGASLSSSMTSSMGHRRRGSRESLEAVQFDAASEEYGNLKRSASFSKLRASIRRSSAKLMQRFTNRSVDYKDSIENYNNSMKRASSLSVLSNQLADQRPGVKDISPVSLRGRTASSEYLRRLQDPS from the exons GAAAAAGATAGAGAGTATTGGCAGGATGACGCAGATGACGCAGGATGAAATCATCACCAACACCAAAACGGTGATGCAGGGCCTCGAGGCCCTGAAGAACGAGCACAACTCGATACTGCATGGTATCGACGGCACCACCGGCTCGCAGCCTTCCTCGCTGCAGTCGGAACAGAATGCGGTTGAGGAGAAGTCCACCCTCGTCCAGAAGTCGCTTGAGATGATCGAGCTAGGTCTCGGCGAAGCTCAA GTGATGATGGCACTCGCATCCCATTTGCAAATGGTTGAGGCGGAAAAGCAGAAGTTACGAACACAAGTTCGAAGGCTGTGTCAGGAAAACGCTTGGCTGAGAGATGAATTAGCGAACACACAACAAAAGCTGCAGGCTTCTGAGCAGGCTGTGGCCCAGCTCGAGGAGGACAAAAGGCATCTTGAGTTTATGGCGTCCATCAAGAAGTATGATCAGGATATTCAA TATAAGGCAGACTATGAGGCAAATCCTACAGAAACT aaCGACGAGTCAACAACTGATAAGATGGACAAGCCCAAGCAAGATGATCCTGTAGTTGACCTTTTCCCTGATGAGGAGAATGACGATAGAACAA ACATGTCGCCAACCCCCCAAAGCCACTTTGCACAGCAAGTGAACGCTGGCTACGAAATTCCTGCGCGTCTTCGTACTTTGCACAACCTGGTGATCCAGTACGCGTCGCAGGGCAGGTACGAGGTCGCCGTACCATTGTGCAAGCAGGCCCTTGAAGACTTGGAGAAGACGAGCGGACACGACCACCCTGACGTAGCAACCATGCTCAACATCCTCGCCCTCGTCTACCGAGACCAAAACAAGTACAAAGAGGCTGCTAATTTGCTGAATGACGCTCTTGCGATTCGGGAAAAAACTCTAGGCGAGAACCATCCAGCG gtGGCTGCCACTTTGAACAATCTGGCTGTTCTTTACGGAAAGAGAGGAAAGTACAAGGAGGCTGAGCCTTTGTGCAAGCGTGCTCTCGAGATCCGGGAAAAGGTCCTTGGAAAAGATCACCCAGACGTTGCCAAGCAGCTCAACAACCTTGCCCTTCTCTGCCAAAACCAG GGCAAGTACGAAGAGGTCGAGAGGTACTATCAGCGTGCTCTGGAAATCTACGAGTGCAAGCTCGGCCCTGACGACCCGAACGTTGCCAAGACCAAGAACAACCTTGCTTCCTGCTATTTGAAACAGGGCAAATACAAAGAGGCTGAGATCCTGTACAAGCAGGTGTTGACCCGTGCTCACGAGAGGGAGTTTGGCGCCATTGACG GTGATAACAAACCCATCTGGCAAGTGGCCGAGGAGCGCGAAGAGAACAAGCACCGCAACAAGGAAAACGTTCCTTACGGCGAGTACGGCGGCTGGCACAAGGCAGCCAAAGTGGACTCGCCCACAGTCACCACCACCCTCAAAAACCTGGGCGCCCTCTACAGGCGACAGGGCAAATACGAGGCAGCTGAGACGCTCGAGGACTGCGCGCTCAGGTCGAGGAAAGAG GCTCTCGACATTGTGAAACAGGCCAAGGTCGCGCAGATCCTCGGAGGAGAGACCGTCGCAGAGAAGAGACGCAGCTCGGGCGCCTCACTCAGCAGCAGCATGACCAGCTCGATGGGCCACCGGCGGAGGGGGTCGCGGGAGAGTCTGGAAGCTGTACAGTTTGACGCTGCTTCCGAAGAG TACGGCAACCTGAAGAGGAGCGCCTCCTTCTCTAAGCTGCGTGCCTCTATCCGGAGGAGCAGTGCCAAACTGATGCAGAGGTTCACAAACAGATCCGTCGACTACAAAGACtcaatagaaaattataacaacAG CATGAAACGCGCAAGTTCCCTGTCCGTTCTTAGTAATCAGTTGGCTGATCAG AGGCCTGGCGTGAAGGATATTTCGCCTGTCAGTTTAAGGGGTAGGACGGCCAGCTCCGAATACCTGAGAAGACTTCAGGATCCATCATAG
- the Klc gene encoding kinesin light chain isoform X8 — MTQMTQDEIITNTKTVMQGLEALKNEHNSILHGIDGTTGSQPSSLQSEQNAVEEKSTLVQKSLEMIELGLGEAQVMMALASHLQMVEAEKQKLRTQVRRLCQENAWLRDELANTQQKLQASEQAVAQLEEDKRHLEFMASIKKYDQDIQYKADYEANPTETNDESTTDKMDKPKQDDPVVDLFPDEENDDRTNMSPTPQSHFAQQVNAGYEIPARLRTLHNLVIQYASQGRYEVAVPLCKQALEDLEKTSGHDHPDVATMLNILALVYRDQNKYKEAANLLNDALAIREKTLGENHPAVAATLNNLAVLYGKRGKYKEAEPLCKRALEIREKVLGKDHPDVAKQLNNLALLCQNQGKYEEVERYYQRALEIYECKLGPDDPNVAKTKNNLASCYLKQGKYKEAEILYKQVLTRAHEREFGAIDGDNKPIWQVAEEREENKHRNKENVPYGEYGGWHKAAKVDSPTVTTTLKNLGALYRRQGKYEAAETLEDCALRSRKEALDIVKQAKVAQILGGETVAEKRRSSGASLSSSMTSSMGHRRRGSRESLEAVQFDAASEEYGNLKRSASFSKLRASIRRSSAKLMQRFTNRSVDYKDSIENYNNSMKRASSLSVLSNQLADQRPGVKDISPVSLRGRTASSEYLRRLQDPS, encoded by the exons ATGACGCAGATGACGCAGGATGAAATCATCACCAACACCAAAACGGTGATGCAGGGCCTCGAGGCCCTGAAGAACGAGCACAACTCGATACTGCATGGTATCGACGGCACCACCGGCTCGCAGCCTTCCTCGCTGCAGTCGGAACAGAATGCGGTTGAGGAGAAGTCCACCCTCGTCCAGAAGTCGCTTGAGATGATCGAGCTAGGTCTCGGCGAAGCTCAA GTGATGATGGCACTCGCATCCCATTTGCAAATGGTTGAGGCGGAAAAGCAGAAGTTACGAACACAAGTTCGAAGGCTGTGTCAGGAAAACGCTTGGCTGAGAGATGAATTAGCGAACACACAACAAAAGCTGCAGGCTTCTGAGCAGGCTGTGGCCCAGCTCGAGGAGGACAAAAGGCATCTTGAGTTTATGGCGTCCATCAAGAAGTATGATCAGGATATTCAA TATAAGGCAGACTATGAGGCAAATCCTACAGAAACT aaCGACGAGTCAACAACTGATAAGATGGACAAGCCCAAGCAAGATGATCCTGTAGTTGACCTTTTCCCTGATGAGGAGAATGACGATAGAACAA ACATGTCGCCAACCCCCCAAAGCCACTTTGCACAGCAAGTGAACGCTGGCTACGAAATTCCTGCGCGTCTTCGTACTTTGCACAACCTGGTGATCCAGTACGCGTCGCAGGGCAGGTACGAGGTCGCCGTACCATTGTGCAAGCAGGCCCTTGAAGACTTGGAGAAGACGAGCGGACACGACCACCCTGACGTAGCAACCATGCTCAACATCCTCGCCCTCGTCTACCGAGACCAAAACAAGTACAAAGAGGCTGCTAATTTGCTGAATGACGCTCTTGCGATTCGGGAAAAAACTCTAGGCGAGAACCATCCAGCG gtGGCTGCCACTTTGAACAATCTGGCTGTTCTTTACGGAAAGAGAGGAAAGTACAAGGAGGCTGAGCCTTTGTGCAAGCGTGCTCTCGAGATCCGGGAAAAGGTCCTTGGAAAAGATCACCCAGACGTTGCCAAGCAGCTCAACAACCTTGCCCTTCTCTGCCAAAACCAG GGCAAGTACGAAGAGGTCGAGAGGTACTATCAGCGTGCTCTGGAAATCTACGAGTGCAAGCTCGGCCCTGACGACCCGAACGTTGCCAAGACCAAGAACAACCTTGCTTCCTGCTATTTGAAACAGGGCAAATACAAAGAGGCTGAGATCCTGTACAAGCAGGTGTTGACCCGTGCTCACGAGAGGGAGTTTGGCGCCATTGACG GTGATAACAAACCCATCTGGCAAGTGGCCGAGGAGCGCGAAGAGAACAAGCACCGCAACAAGGAAAACGTTCCTTACGGCGAGTACGGCGGCTGGCACAAGGCAGCCAAAGTGGACTCGCCCACAGTCACCACCACCCTCAAAAACCTGGGCGCCCTCTACAGGCGACAGGGCAAATACGAGGCAGCTGAGACGCTCGAGGACTGCGCGCTCAGGTCGAGGAAAGAG GCTCTCGACATTGTGAAACAGGCCAAGGTCGCGCAGATCCTCGGAGGAGAGACCGTCGCAGAGAAGAGACGCAGCTCGGGCGCCTCACTCAGCAGCAGCATGACCAGCTCGATGGGCCACCGGCGGAGGGGGTCGCGGGAGAGTCTGGAAGCTGTACAGTTTGACGCTGCTTCCGAAGAG TACGGCAACCTGAAGAGGAGCGCCTCCTTCTCTAAGCTGCGTGCCTCTATCCGGAGGAGCAGTGCCAAACTGATGCAGAGGTTCACAAACAGATCCGTCGACTACAAAGACtcaatagaaaattataacaacAG CATGAAACGCGCAAGTTCCCTGTCCGTTCTTAGTAATCAGTTGGCTGATCAG AGGCCTGGCGTGAAGGATATTTCGCCTGTCAGTTTAAGGGGTAGGACGGCCAGCTCCGAATACCTGAGAAGACTTCAGGATCCATCATAG
- the Klc gene encoding kinesin light chain isoform X4, producing the protein MSKTIIAYRVKKIESIGRMTQMTQDEIITNTKTVMQGLEALKNEHNSILHGIDGTTGSQPSSLQSEQNAVEEKSTLVQKSLEMIELGLGEAQVMMALASHLQMVEAEKQKLRTQVRRLCQENAWLRDELANTQQKLQASEQAVAQLEEDKRHLEFMASIKKYDQDIQYKADYEANPTETNDESTTDKMDKPKQDDPVVDLFPDEENDDRTNMSPTPQSHFAQQVNAGYEIPARLRTLHNLVIQYASQGRYEVAVPLCKQALEDLEKTSGHDHPDVATMLNILALVYRDQNKYKEAANLLNDALAIREKTLGENHPAVAATLNNLAVLYGKRGKYKEAEPLCKRALEIREKVLGKDHPDVAKQLNNLALLCQNQGKYEEVERYYQRALEIYECKLGPDDPNVAKTKNNLASCYLKQGKYKEAEILYKQVLTRAHEREFGAIDGDNKPIWQVAEEREENKHRNKENVPYGEYGGWHKAAKVDSPTVTTTLKNLGALYRRQGKYEAAETLEDCALRSRKEALDIVKQAKVAQILGGETVAEKRRSSGASLSSSMTSSMGHRRRGSRESLEAVQFDAASEEYGNLKRSASFSKLRASIRRSSAKLMQRFTNRSVDYKDSIENYNNSMKRASSLSVLSNQLADQRPGVKDISPVSLRGRTASSEYLRRLQDPS; encoded by the exons GAAAAAGATAGAGAGTATTGGCAGGATGACGCAGATGACGCAGGATGAAATCATCACCAACACCAAAACGGTGATGCAGGGCCTCGAGGCCCTGAAGAACGAGCACAACTCGATACTGCATGGTATCGACGGCACCACCGGCTCGCAGCCTTCCTCGCTGCAGTCGGAACAGAATGCGGTTGAGGAGAAGTCCACCCTCGTCCAGAAGTCGCTTGAGATGATCGAGCTAGGTCTCGGCGAAGCTCAA GTGATGATGGCACTCGCATCCCATTTGCAAATGGTTGAGGCGGAAAAGCAGAAGTTACGAACACAAGTTCGAAGGCTGTGTCAGGAAAACGCTTGGCTGAGAGATGAATTAGCGAACACACAACAAAAGCTGCAGGCTTCTGAGCAGGCTGTGGCCCAGCTCGAGGAGGACAAAAGGCATCTTGAGTTTATGGCGTCCATCAAGAAGTATGATCAGGATATTCAA TATAAGGCAGACTATGAGGCAAATCCTACAGAAACT aaCGACGAGTCAACAACTGATAAGATGGACAAGCCCAAGCAAGATGATCCTGTAGTTGACCTTTTCCCTGATGAGGAGAATGACGATAGAACAA ACATGTCGCCAACCCCCCAAAGCCACTTTGCACAGCAAGTGAACGCTGGCTACGAAATTCCTGCGCGTCTTCGTACTTTGCACAACCTGGTGATCCAGTACGCGTCGCAGGGCAGGTACGAGGTCGCCGTACCATTGTGCAAGCAGGCCCTTGAAGACTTGGAGAAGACGAGCGGACACGACCACCCTGACGTAGCAACCATGCTCAACATCCTCGCCCTCGTCTACCGAGACCAAAACAAGTACAAAGAGGCTGCTAATTTGCTGAATGACGCTCTTGCGATTCGGGAAAAAACTCTAGGCGAGAACCATCCAGCG gtGGCTGCCACTTTGAACAATCTGGCTGTTCTTTACGGAAAGAGAGGAAAGTACAAGGAGGCTGAGCCTTTGTGCAAGCGTGCTCTCGAGATCCGGGAAAAGGTCCTTGGAAAAGATCACCCAGACGTTGCCAAGCAGCTCAACAACCTTGCCCTTCTCTGCCAAAACCAG GGCAAGTACGAAGAGGTCGAGAGGTACTATCAGCGTGCTCTGGAAATCTACGAGTGCAAGCTCGGCCCTGACGACCCGAACGTTGCCAAGACCAAGAACAACCTTGCTTCCTGCTATTTGAAACAGGGCAAATACAAAGAGGCTGAGATCCTGTACAAGCAGGTGTTGACCCGTGCTCACGAGAGGGAGTTTGGCGCCATTGACG GTGATAACAAACCCATCTGGCAAGTGGCCGAGGAGCGCGAAGAGAACAAGCACCGCAACAAGGAAAACGTTCCTTACGGCGAGTACGGCGGCTGGCACAAGGCAGCCAAAGTGGACTCGCCCACAGTCACCACCACCCTCAAAAACCTGGGCGCCCTCTACAGGCGACAGGGCAAATACGAGGCAGCTGAGACGCTCGAGGACTGCGCGCTCAGGTCGAGGAAAGAG GCTCTCGACATTGTGAAACAGGCCAAGGTCGCGCAGATCCTCGGAGGAGAGACCGTCGCAGAGAAGAGACGCAGCTCGGGCGCCTCACTCAGCAGCAGCATGACCAGCTCGATGGGCCACCGGCGGAGGGGGTCGCGGGAGAGTCTGGAAGCTGTACAGTTTGACGCTGCTTCCGAAGAG TACGGCAACCTGAAGAGGAGCGCCTCCTTCTCTAAGCTGCGTGCCTCTATCCGGAGGAGCAGTGCCAAACTGATGCAGAGGTTCACAAACAGATCCGTCGACTACAAAGACtcaatagaaaattataacaacAG CATGAAACGCGCAAGTTCCCTGTCCGTTCTTAGTAATCAGTTGGCTGATCAG AGGCCTGGCGTGAAGGATATTTCGCCTGTCAGTTTAAGGGGTAGGACGGCCAGCTCCGAATACCTGAGAAGACTTCAGGATCCATCATAG
- the Klc gene encoding kinesin light chain isoform X7: MSKTIIAYRVKKIESIGRMTQMTQDEIITNTKTVMQGLEALKNEHNSILHGIDGTTGSQPSSLQSEQNAVEEKSTLVQKSLEMIELGLGEAQVMMALASHLQMVEAEKQKLRTQVRRLCQENAWLRDELANTQQKLQASEQAVAQLEEDKRHLEFMASIKKYDQDIQNDESTTDKMDKPKQDDPVVDLFPDEENDDRTNMSPTPQSHFAQQVNAGYEIPARLRTLHNLVIQYASQGRYEVAVPLCKQALEDLEKTSGHDHPDVATMLNILALVYRDQNKYKEAANLLNDALAIREKTLGENHPAVAATLNNLAVLYGKRGKYKEAEPLCKRALEIREKVLGKDHPDVAKQLNNLALLCQNQGKYEEVERYYQRALEIYECKLGPDDPNVAKTKNNLASCYLKQGKYKEAEILYKQVLTRAHEREFGAIDGDNKPIWQVAEEREENKHRNKENVPYGEYGGWHKAAKVDSPTVTTTLKNLGALYRRQGKYEAAETLEDCALRSRKEALDIVKQAKVAQILGGETVAEKRRSSGASLSSSMTSSMGHRRRGSRESLEAVQFDAASEEYGNLKRSASFSKLRASIRRSSAKLMQRFTNRSVDYKDSIENYNNSMKRASSLSVLSNQLADQRPGVKDISPVSLRGRTASSEYLRRLQDPS; encoded by the exons GAAAAAGATAGAGAGTATTGGCAGGATGACGCAGATGACGCAGGATGAAATCATCACCAACACCAAAACGGTGATGCAGGGCCTCGAGGCCCTGAAGAACGAGCACAACTCGATACTGCATGGTATCGACGGCACCACCGGCTCGCAGCCTTCCTCGCTGCAGTCGGAACAGAATGCGGTTGAGGAGAAGTCCACCCTCGTCCAGAAGTCGCTTGAGATGATCGAGCTAGGTCTCGGCGAAGCTCAA GTGATGATGGCACTCGCATCCCATTTGCAAATGGTTGAGGCGGAAAAGCAGAAGTTACGAACACAAGTTCGAAGGCTGTGTCAGGAAAACGCTTGGCTGAGAGATGAATTAGCGAACACACAACAAAAGCTGCAGGCTTCTGAGCAGGCTGTGGCCCAGCTCGAGGAGGACAAAAGGCATCTTGAGTTTATGGCGTCCATCAAGAAGTATGATCAGGATATTCAA aaCGACGAGTCAACAACTGATAAGATGGACAAGCCCAAGCAAGATGATCCTGTAGTTGACCTTTTCCCTGATGAGGAGAATGACGATAGAACAA ACATGTCGCCAACCCCCCAAAGCCACTTTGCACAGCAAGTGAACGCTGGCTACGAAATTCCTGCGCGTCTTCGTACTTTGCACAACCTGGTGATCCAGTACGCGTCGCAGGGCAGGTACGAGGTCGCCGTACCATTGTGCAAGCAGGCCCTTGAAGACTTGGAGAAGACGAGCGGACACGACCACCCTGACGTAGCAACCATGCTCAACATCCTCGCCCTCGTCTACCGAGACCAAAACAAGTACAAAGAGGCTGCTAATTTGCTGAATGACGCTCTTGCGATTCGGGAAAAAACTCTAGGCGAGAACCATCCAGCG gtGGCTGCCACTTTGAACAATCTGGCTGTTCTTTACGGAAAGAGAGGAAAGTACAAGGAGGCTGAGCCTTTGTGCAAGCGTGCTCTCGAGATCCGGGAAAAGGTCCTTGGAAAAGATCACCCAGACGTTGCCAAGCAGCTCAACAACCTTGCCCTTCTCTGCCAAAACCAG GGCAAGTACGAAGAGGTCGAGAGGTACTATCAGCGTGCTCTGGAAATCTACGAGTGCAAGCTCGGCCCTGACGACCCGAACGTTGCCAAGACCAAGAACAACCTTGCTTCCTGCTATTTGAAACAGGGCAAATACAAAGAGGCTGAGATCCTGTACAAGCAGGTGTTGACCCGTGCTCACGAGAGGGAGTTTGGCGCCATTGACG GTGATAACAAACCCATCTGGCAAGTGGCCGAGGAGCGCGAAGAGAACAAGCACCGCAACAAGGAAAACGTTCCTTACGGCGAGTACGGCGGCTGGCACAAGGCAGCCAAAGTGGACTCGCCCACAGTCACCACCACCCTCAAAAACCTGGGCGCCCTCTACAGGCGACAGGGCAAATACGAGGCAGCTGAGACGCTCGAGGACTGCGCGCTCAGGTCGAGGAAAGAG GCTCTCGACATTGTGAAACAGGCCAAGGTCGCGCAGATCCTCGGAGGAGAGACCGTCGCAGAGAAGAGACGCAGCTCGGGCGCCTCACTCAGCAGCAGCATGACCAGCTCGATGGGCCACCGGCGGAGGGGGTCGCGGGAGAGTCTGGAAGCTGTACAGTTTGACGCTGCTTCCGAAGAG TACGGCAACCTGAAGAGGAGCGCCTCCTTCTCTAAGCTGCGTGCCTCTATCCGGAGGAGCAGTGCCAAACTGATGCAGAGGTTCACAAACAGATCCGTCGACTACAAAGACtcaatagaaaattataacaacAG CATGAAACGCGCAAGTTCCCTGTCCGTTCTTAGTAATCAGTTGGCTGATCAG AGGCCTGGCGTGAAGGATATTTCGCCTGTCAGTTTAAGGGGTAGGACGGCCAGCTCCGAATACCTGAGAAGACTTCAGGATCCATCATAG
- the Klc gene encoding kinesin light chain isoform X2, translated as MHDLHTALSLQKKIESIGRMTQMTQDEIITNTKTVMQGLEALKNEHNSILHGIDGTTGSQPSSLQSEQNAVEEKSTLVQKSLEMIELGLGEAQVMMALASHLQMVEAEKQKLRTQVRRLCQENAWLRDELANTQQKLQASEQAVAQLEEDKRHLEFMASIKKYDQDIQYKADYEANPTETNDESTTDKMDKPKQDDPVVDLFPDEENDDRTNMSPTPQSHFAQQVNAGYEIPARLRTLHNLVIQYASQGRYEVAVPLCKQALEDLEKTSGHDHPDVATMLNILALVYRDQNKYKEAANLLNDALAIREKTLGENHPAVAATLNNLAVLYGKRGKYKEAEPLCKRALEIREKVLGKDHPDVAKQLNNLALLCQNQGKYEEVERYYQRALEIYECKLGPDDPNVAKTKNNLASCYLKQGKYKEAEILYKQVLTRAHEREFGAIDGDNKPIWQVAEEREENKHRNKENVPYGEYGGWHKAAKVDSPTVTTTLKNLGALYRRQGKYEAAETLEDCALRSRKEALDIVKQAKVAQILGGETVAEKRRSSGASLSSSMTSSMGHRRRGSRESLEAVQFDAASEEYGNLKRSASFSKLRASIRRSSAKLMQRFTNRSVDYKDSIENYNNSMKRASSLSVLSNQLADQRPGVKDISPVSLRGRTASSEYLRRLQDPS; from the exons ATGCACGACTTGCACACGGCACTTTCACTGCA GAAAAAGATAGAGAGTATTGGCAGGATGACGCAGATGACGCAGGATGAAATCATCACCAACACCAAAACGGTGATGCAGGGCCTCGAGGCCCTGAAGAACGAGCACAACTCGATACTGCATGGTATCGACGGCACCACCGGCTCGCAGCCTTCCTCGCTGCAGTCGGAACAGAATGCGGTTGAGGAGAAGTCCACCCTCGTCCAGAAGTCGCTTGAGATGATCGAGCTAGGTCTCGGCGAAGCTCAA GTGATGATGGCACTCGCATCCCATTTGCAAATGGTTGAGGCGGAAAAGCAGAAGTTACGAACACAAGTTCGAAGGCTGTGTCAGGAAAACGCTTGGCTGAGAGATGAATTAGCGAACACACAACAAAAGCTGCAGGCTTCTGAGCAGGCTGTGGCCCAGCTCGAGGAGGACAAAAGGCATCTTGAGTTTATGGCGTCCATCAAGAAGTATGATCAGGATATTCAA TATAAGGCAGACTATGAGGCAAATCCTACAGAAACT aaCGACGAGTCAACAACTGATAAGATGGACAAGCCCAAGCAAGATGATCCTGTAGTTGACCTTTTCCCTGATGAGGAGAATGACGATAGAACAA ACATGTCGCCAACCCCCCAAAGCCACTTTGCACAGCAAGTGAACGCTGGCTACGAAATTCCTGCGCGTCTTCGTACTTTGCACAACCTGGTGATCCAGTACGCGTCGCAGGGCAGGTACGAGGTCGCCGTACCATTGTGCAAGCAGGCCCTTGAAGACTTGGAGAAGACGAGCGGACACGACCACCCTGACGTAGCAACCATGCTCAACATCCTCGCCCTCGTCTACCGAGACCAAAACAAGTACAAAGAGGCTGCTAATTTGCTGAATGACGCTCTTGCGATTCGGGAAAAAACTCTAGGCGAGAACCATCCAGCG gtGGCTGCCACTTTGAACAATCTGGCTGTTCTTTACGGAAAGAGAGGAAAGTACAAGGAGGCTGAGCCTTTGTGCAAGCGTGCTCTCGAGATCCGGGAAAAGGTCCTTGGAAAAGATCACCCAGACGTTGCCAAGCAGCTCAACAACCTTGCCCTTCTCTGCCAAAACCAG GGCAAGTACGAAGAGGTCGAGAGGTACTATCAGCGTGCTCTGGAAATCTACGAGTGCAAGCTCGGCCCTGACGACCCGAACGTTGCCAAGACCAAGAACAACCTTGCTTCCTGCTATTTGAAACAGGGCAAATACAAAGAGGCTGAGATCCTGTACAAGCAGGTGTTGACCCGTGCTCACGAGAGGGAGTTTGGCGCCATTGACG GTGATAACAAACCCATCTGGCAAGTGGCCGAGGAGCGCGAAGAGAACAAGCACCGCAACAAGGAAAACGTTCCTTACGGCGAGTACGGCGGCTGGCACAAGGCAGCCAAAGTGGACTCGCCCACAGTCACCACCACCCTCAAAAACCTGGGCGCCCTCTACAGGCGACAGGGCAAATACGAGGCAGCTGAGACGCTCGAGGACTGCGCGCTCAGGTCGAGGAAAGAG GCTCTCGACATTGTGAAACAGGCCAAGGTCGCGCAGATCCTCGGAGGAGAGACCGTCGCAGAGAAGAGACGCAGCTCGGGCGCCTCACTCAGCAGCAGCATGACCAGCTCGATGGGCCACCGGCGGAGGGGGTCGCGGGAGAGTCTGGAAGCTGTACAGTTTGACGCTGCTTCCGAAGAG TACGGCAACCTGAAGAGGAGCGCCTCCTTCTCTAAGCTGCGTGCCTCTATCCGGAGGAGCAGTGCCAAACTGATGCAGAGGTTCACAAACAGATCCGTCGACTACAAAGACtcaatagaaaattataacaacAG CATGAAACGCGCAAGTTCCCTGTCCGTTCTTAGTAATCAGTTGGCTGATCAG AGGCCTGGCGTGAAGGATATTTCGCCTGTCAGTTTAAGGGGTAGGACGGCCAGCTCCGAATACCTGAGAAGACTTCAGGATCCATCATAG